A genomic region of Thunnus albacares chromosome 4, fThuAlb1.1, whole genome shotgun sequence contains the following coding sequences:
- the zgc:171566 gene encoding zgc:171566 → MCRPAAAVFAVLTACLWCCPPLCSAGRSQQLNYRPVIGVLAQENLPGDQFARGSSYIAASYVKYLEGAGARVVPIRINRTEEEYAKIFYTINGLLLPGGDVDLQTSQFSRVAKIFYDLALKANDAGDYFPIWGTCQGFQQLSVLTANKNLLTLTDTKAVALPLTLTPAAQSSRLFRSFPKDLLQSLAEENITSNFHSWSLSIQNYSRNAKLKRFYKILSTNNDGKKEFISTMEAYRYPFYAVQWHPEKSPFEWIDKPGMVHSGSAIRASFYTASFFVSEAMKNHHHFSSPVEEERALIYNFSPVYRGIHAVFVQNYYFD, encoded by the exons ATGTGTCGGCCGGCTGCAGCGGTGTTCGCGGTGCTGACCGCTTGCCTCTGGTGCTGTCCGCCTCTGTGCTCGGCGGGGAGAAGCCAGCAGCTAAATTACCGACCGGTCATCG GTGTGTTGGCGCAGGAAAATCTTCCAGGTGACCAGTTTGCCCGTGGTTCTTCTTACATCGCTGCCTCCTACGTCAAATACCTGGAGGGGGCTGGGGCCAGAGTTGTTCCCATCAG AATCAATCgcacagaagaagaatatgcaaagatattctacACAATAAATGG ATTGCTGTTGCCGGGAGGAGATGTAGACCTTCAGACATCCCAGTTCAGTCGAGTCGCCAAGATCTTTTATGACCTTGCTCTTAAG GCCAACGATGCTGGGGACTACTTTCCTATCTGGGGAACTTGCCAGGGCttccagcagctgtctgtcctcACAGCCAACAAAAACCTGCTCACCCTCACTGATACCAAGGCGGTGGCTTTACCTCTCACACTCACACCAG CGGCCCAGTCCAGCCGTTTGTTCCGGAGTTTTCCCAAGGATCTGCTGCAGTCCCTGGCTGAGGAAAACATCACTTCCAACTTCCACAGCTGGAGTCTGTCTATACAG AACTACAGCCGAAATGCCAAGCTGAAGAGGTTTTACAAAATCCTGTCCACCAACaatgatggaaagaaagaatTCATCTCCACCATGGAAG CTTACCGTTACCCATTTTACGCAGTGCAGTGGCATCCAGAGAAGAGCCCCTTTGAGTGGATAGATAAGCCTGGCATGGTTCACTCCGGCTCTGCTATAAGAGCCAGCTTCTACACTGCCAGCTTCTTTGTTTCTGAAG ccATGAAGAACCACCACCATTTTTCTAGTCctgtggaggaagagagagctcTCATCTACAACTTCTCTCCTGTCTACAGAGGCATCCATGCAGTCTTTGTGCAGAACTATTACTTTGATTGA